Sequence from the Catenuloplanes indicus genome:
GCCAGCAGCACGGCCGAACTCGACGCCTGCAGCGCCTCCTTCGGCCGGTCGTCGGTGTGCAGCAGGTCGGCGAGCCCGATGAGCAGGTCGGCGTCGTCCGGCTGCTCGGCGAGTGCGCCCCGGATCAGGGTCTCCGCCTCGGCGATCCGGTTGACGTCGATCAGATGCCGGGCCGAGTCCAGGACGGTCACAGCATCTTCCGCTTCTTGAGGTAGGCGGCCAGCTCGTCGTAGATGCCGCTCTCGTTCGCGTACAGCGCGGCGTTGCGCGCGGTCGCGAGCCACGGGCCGATCGACGGCTTCGTCTCGGCCATCGCGGCCTCCAGGTCCCGCTGCTCGATCATGCGGACGTCACCGCTGGTCAGCGAGTCGTGCAGCGCGTACTCCGCGGCGGTCTCGCACAGGTGCGCCAGGTCCGCGCCGGACAGGTCGGCGGTGCCGCGGACCAGCGGGTCCAGCCGGACCGCGGCGATGGGCCGGTCGCGCAGGTGGTAGCGGAGGATCGCCTCGCGGGCCGGCGCGTCCGGCGGTGCCACGAACACGGTCCGGTCCAGGCGGCCGGGGCGGCGCAGCGCCGCGTCCACGTCCCACGGCGCGTTGGTCGCGCCGAGCACGAACACGCCCTCGTTCACGCTGTCCACGCCGTCGAGCTCGGCCAGTAGCTGGTTGCCGACCGTGCGCATCGCGCTGGAGCCCATGCTGCTGCGCTTGTGGCCGAGTGCGTCGATCTCGTCGAGGAACAGCACGCAGGGCGCGTTGCGGCGGGCGGCCTCGAACAGCTCGTGCAGGTTGCGCTCGGAGGAGCCGATCCACATCTCCAGCACGTCGGAGACGGCGAGCGAGATGAACGACGCACCGAGCTCGCCGGCGAGCGCGCGGGCCAGGAACGTCTTGCCGCAGCCGGGCGGGCCGTAGAGCAGCATGCCGCCGCGCAGGCTCTTGCCGAAGAGCTTGCGCAGCTTCGTGTTGCGCATCGGCCCGAGGAACGCCATCTCCAGGCGCTTCTTCACGTCCTGCATGCCGCCGACGTCGGCGAGGCGGGCGGTGACGCGCTCGACGTCGAAGACACGGTCGGCCTCGGACCGCACCGGTTCGGGCTCCCCGTCGTCGGCGAACCTCGGCGGCGCGATGCCGGCGAGCTCCTCCTCGTACGCCGCCAGCGGGTCCTCCTGGGCCGGCGAAGCGTCCTGGGCCGGCGGATTGGCCGGCCCAGGGGCCGGAGCCGCGGCAGCGGCGGGAACCGACGGAGCCGGCGGGCCCGGGGTCAGGGCGCGGCGCATCAGCGCCTGGGCCGCCTCGCTGACCGGATCGCGCTGCAACGCCTGCGCGGCCTCGGCCACCGCGTCGCCCTGACGGCCCGCTGCCAGCAGCAGCTCCGCCAGGTGCAGTCGAAGGTGGACGTCGTCCGGCCGGGCGTCCACCGCCGCACGCATACTGTCGATCAGCGCCTCGGACATCCGCTCTCCTCGTACCGGCCCGTGTTGCGGAGCACAGGTTACCGGTAAGGATCTTGCGGTCTACGGCGCCTCGGGGAGCGTGACCGGGCTGCTGCCGGCGGCCGGATTCCCGGTCGCGGAGAGGTTGTCCGCGATCGCCCGGCCCGGCGGGATCTCCGTTGTGGCCGTCGGGTCCGGTGCGGCGGCGTACCGGGCGCTCAGGCGGCGGTACGGCCGGGTGTTCAGCGCGGCCACCGTGGCGATCACGCCGATCACGCCGGTGAGCACGAAGACCAGTGCGAGTCCGCGGTCCGCGCCGGTACCGAACCAGGAGCCGATCGTGCGGGCCCCGGCGCCGTCGGTCATGAACGGGATGAAGAAGAACTGGGCGATCGGTGAGATCAGGAACGCGGTGGCCGGGGATGCGGCCTGCTCGACGCTCTGTGCGAAGCCGAACACCCGGCCCTGCCGTTCCAGCGGCACCACGCGTTGCAGGATCGTCTGCTCGGCCGCCTCCGCGTACGGCACGAGCAGCATGTAGACGTACATGCCGACGGCCAGCGGGATGATCGACGCGGTCAGCGGGAACAGCGCCACCACGGCCCACAGCACCAGGTTGACCAGCAGCAGCAGGCGCACCGGGCGGCTGCCCAGGCCGGTGCGCGCGATGAGCAGGCCGCCGACGATGAAGCCGGTGCTCAGTACGCCCCACAGCACGCCCCAGGTCTGCACGGAGACGAGTGACAGCCCGTACGCGTCCATCAGCGCCATGAAGACGCCGCCGAGCAGATTGTTGAACGCGGAGAAGAACACCAGAGCCATCAGCCCGGGTACGCCGCGGACGACCCGCACCGTGCCGTGCAGATCGACGCGTCCGCCCTCGGCCGCGTGCTCGGCCGACGGCGCCGGCTCGCGGACCGTCACGGTGGCCAGGTGCACGATCGACAGCCCGAGCACGACCAGCGCCAGGATCAGCACCGACCGCATGCCGTCGAACGCGACGAGCAGTCCGCTGATCACGGACGTGGTCAGCATCGACACGCCGGACGTGGTGCCGACCAGCCCGTTGGCCCGGTCCCGGCTGCCCTCGTCGATCAGGATCGTGACCAGCGTCGGCATCGCGATCGTCCGGATGTTGCCGGCGATCACGCCGCACATCAGCAGCACGACGAACGCCCAGAGCCGTACGCCCGCGGGATTCCGGAACGCTTCCGGCGGTGTCACCAGCCAGACGCCGAGCGCGGCCAGGTAGAGCACGAACGACGCGCCCGCGGACACCTGCATCATCAGCGTGCGCCGGTGATGGTCGACCAGACTGCCGAACCAGATGCCGGTCACCGCGGTCAGCACCAGGAAGATGCCGGAGATCACCCCGGTCGCGAAGACCGATGTCGTCTCCAGGAAGACCCAGAACGTGACCGCGAACCACACCGTGAAGTTGATGACCGACA
This genomic interval carries:
- a CDS encoding ATP-binding protein; the encoded protein is MSEALIDSMRAAVDARPDDVHLRLHLAELLLAAGRQGDAVAEAAQALQRDPVSEAAQALMRRALTPGPPAPSVPAAAAAPAPGPANPPAQDASPAQEDPLAAYEEELAGIAPPRFADDGEPEPVRSEADRVFDVERVTARLADVGGMQDVKKRLEMAFLGPMRNTKLRKLFGKSLRGGMLLYGPPGCGKTFLARALAGELGASFISLAVSDVLEMWIGSSERNLHELFEAARRNAPCVLFLDEIDALGHKRSSMGSSAMRTVGNQLLAELDGVDSVNEGVFVLGATNAPWDVDAALRRPGRLDRTVFVAPPDAPAREAILRYHLRDRPIAAVRLDPLVRGTADLSGADLAHLCETAAEYALHDSLTSGDVRMIEQRDLEAAMAETKPSIGPWLATARNAALYANESGIYDELAAYLKKRKML
- a CDS encoding MFS transporter; amino-acid sequence: MSGDLRTFYQLLVNTLLVSVINFTVWFAVTFWVFLETTSVFATGVISGIFLVLTAVTGIWFGSLVDHHRRTLMMQVSAGASFVLYLAALGVWLVTPPEAFRNPAGVRLWAFVVLLMCGVIAGNIRTIAMPTLVTILIDEGSRDRANGLVGTTSGVSMLTTSVISGLLVAFDGMRSVLILALVVLGLSIVHLATVTVREPAPSAEHAAEGGRVDLHGTVRVVRGVPGLMALVFFSAFNNLLGGVFMALMDAYGLSLVSVQTWGVLWGVLSTGFIVGGLLIARTGLGSRPVRLLLLVNLVLWAVVALFPLTASIIPLAVGMYVYMLLVPYAEAAEQTILQRVVPLERQGRVFGFAQSVEQAASPATAFLISPIAQFFFIPFMTDGAGARTIGSWFGTGADRGLALVFVLTGVIGVIATVAALNTRPYRRLSARYAAAPDPTATTEIPPGRAIADNLSATGNPAAGSSPVTLPEAP